In Psychrobacter ciconiae, the following are encoded in one genomic region:
- a CDS encoding DUF4845 domain-containing protein codes for MSPLCVNISAQRGASVTSIMFFVIALAVALKLFVAIVPAQIGDYQLSKILSAQLAEANNSKQTAKQFTERVNKQLAINANYEAKAEELFVFTNKKPGQLAIKKQYSKTNKFFGNIDIVTRFEGDITPKGQTE; via the coding sequence ATGAGTCCGCTTTGTGTAAATATTAGCGCTCAGCGTGGTGCCAGTGTTACCAGCATCATGTTTTTTGTGATTGCTTTGGCGGTGGCTTTGAAGCTATTTGTGGCTATCGTTCCGGCACAAATTGGCGATTATCAATTGAGCAAAATTTTAAGCGCCCAGTTGGCAGAAGCCAATAACAGCAAGCAAACGGCAAAGCAGTTTACTGAGCGCGTCAATAAACAGCTTGCCATTAATGCCAATTATGAGGCTAAGGCTGAAGAGCTGTTTGTGTTTACCAATAAAAAACCCGGTCAGCTTGCCATTAAAAAGCAGTACAGCAAAACCAATAAATTTTTTGGTAATATTGACATTGTGACCCGCTTTGAAGGCGATATTACGCCAAAGGGACAGACTGAATAA
- the rnc gene encoding ribonuclease III — protein MKPIFPKPVPNAVTNPSAMDMPPVSAEFLQKLKVLSRKLGYEFANPTLPKLALTHRSLDSKKNYERLEFLGDALLGMIVGEALYHRFPLQDEGRLTRMRATLVRQEALVTIAQHLELSNHLILGVGERKGGGRNRASILADAVESLIGAIYLDSQDLETTRRCVLMWYGDLIDNVNDQKVLKDAKSRLQEWLQSKQFDLPSYELIETQGNAPNQIFVVRCQVNISGCPDITESGESRRIAEQKAAELMINQLHKLPTNPKKRA, from the coding sequence ATGAAACCGATTTTCCCCAAGCCCGTACCGAACGCTGTGACCAATCCATCCGCGATGGACATGCCGCCTGTCAGCGCTGAGTTTTTACAAAAGCTTAAGGTGCTCAGCCGAAAGCTTGGCTATGAGTTTGCCAATCCTACGCTGCCCAAGCTTGCCTTGACGCATCGATCGCTTGACAGTAAAAAAAACTACGAGCGCCTTGAGTTTTTAGGGGATGCTTTACTTGGGATGATTGTTGGCGAGGCGCTTTATCATCGGTTTCCACTGCAAGATGAGGGCAGGTTGACCCGAATGCGTGCAACCCTTGTCCGCCAAGAAGCCCTCGTGACCATCGCCCAACATCTGGAGCTGTCCAATCATTTAATATTAGGGGTTGGCGAGCGCAAAGGCGGTGGTCGCAATCGCGCTTCCATTTTAGCCGATGCGGTTGAGTCGTTGATTGGGGCGATTTATTTGGACTCTCAAGATTTGGAAACGACAAGGCGCTGCGTTCTTATGTGGTACGGCGATTTGATTGACAATGTTAACGACCAAAAAGTACTTAAAGACGCCAAAAGCCGGCTGCAAGAATGGCTGCAATCCAAGCAGTTTGACTTGCCCAGTTATGAGCTGATAGAAACCCAAGGCAATGCGCCCAACCAAATTTTTGTGGTTCGTTGTCAGGTCAATATTAGCGGCTGCCCTGACATTACCGAGTCTGGCGAGAGCCGCCGAATTGCCGAGCAAAAAGCGGCAGAGCTGATGATAAATCAGCTTCACAAACTACCAACCAACCCTAAAAAACGCGCTTAA